In Phaeodactylum tricornutum CCAP 1055/1 chromosome 21, whole genome shotgun sequence, the following proteins share a genomic window:
- a CDS encoding predicted protein yields MGAGQSTVTAPDEAALRESLETQPTLQSFSFDVALVPGSGRFTRTHRLKHKSIETTAVCKSMWIAETTRIETQREELERIKRVLKGQPHVAPFTAWFIGEARRPQLYRPIFVLRPHFYTTLSDRLTSRPWMHHVEKVWVAAQILDALQHMHEANVVHGFLTTENVGLTSHGWVVLLDIASYKSDRILPDDDPTEYMYYFHPLQHAEKTREKRCYLAPERFYTPSSEILTTNVAPTSASDIFSTGCVLTELFINGERCMDLGDLMEYRRQRTMTSGTQQKLNKIESSHLRAACRHMLNLNPEDRLSALAYRERLEATEQIPPPLKRLTKLVERLTTSHSTPDARVALMAAEYPHVLWETMGMQDTVGCAYFARVMGPVMLNQLPESTSESPTIALLKDSKKTSLSAKDALFAETEELLKQLESLDFEGEEDSVESSDLEGALAQADAVKNDEGPPSPLSQASLLIYLQSVLSTVRHVQRPSSKLVALQLVNRISRCTSDEARMQRIVPVAISLLHDQDALVRASSLRLLAFTLSIIQTFPPSDSNVFSEYVFKKVAHMITDPCLNVRLVFAESVVRLAETAHRFLDITHAVRLYEAVGSGPGSGLVSEEANSSRSTLFADDITKLLDTSESDKPATERMESSLSSDSGQSETALMAAGKIMINSTYDVELSALHEIVSRWVVHITTDQSEHSSLPKRALLKNLGALCNFFGLDGVMAFILPQILAFLNDRKDRELRSSLFQHLPYLCGTIGRAATEEFVLPCVEIGLVDCEEMVVADAIACLRRLVEMNLISRSVLLGAGTASTRGGVSLLERYAPLLMHPCCEVRKQALDYFASICGIVGSPDSDVYVYPILLPFLRYRATREQCISPDALKDCVKLAWTRKSFDTELERLMSVPSFQSAGTWTTVSVSGGLPHRSKVVQENKQSTLNVERIGQFSVQENVSAYFRMLARHTTQTSNQDLLAGKSISLLPSGIQGSVKSAQSVMFPRHNAKMVDGAKIPEWYAKLRDSAEGQHLFVSETSAIRSVSTLGHVYGLSIMGPSHGETGKIVGAADGSNGNDETLSSYLKTGEAKSIEAANLGEWGSEVLLDPELVDTTLLVTKLKAMNVPPLPLDLGDQFAPVILPVPIRKNGGKQGVVQADWRPRTNALIASSTISSGHTAPVVRLAVSLDGRFFVSASHDGSCRVWETQKAEQSVGILESSLVYKDHSITAPVRINDIAMVEGSHSLFSGDSGGSLHVWRVDMVESSAKPSFQGTLPTNLNHSKVVGSSNVRKVDAKEGEVLALSHFNTISASLLAFATQSGAVHSWDLRCSKEPFVFKHTPDFGLLTSMSIGSDRQYIVTGTSRGYLALWDVRFQQPVKVWQHSRRAPIHRLATSFVPPPQMWTSRVNESEARPFLFVASGPNETGMFDMKTGSCMECFRSFSSNSLDLQSELGLLPTLNNIDISRRSSGESLGINCQRLRDTEFVSSKGSIHCMVGSIGASHQSFLVTGGSDCRIRFWDFSDPSKCFTLAGQEQGQNRPYFERIDLGEGKGRLIACRDAESGPAPSHMSRKLHQGVKRPDHHHTDSIQDLKIIDGCSLISCSRDSTIKMWR; encoded by the coding sequence ATGGGTGCGGGTCAATCGACGGTAACGGCTCCAGATGAAGCCGCATTGCGCGAGAGTTTGGAAACGCAACCGACTCTCCAAAGTTTTTCGTTCGATGTGGCGCTCGTTCCCGGCTCGGGTCGCTTCACGCGAACCCACCGTCTTAAACACAAGTCGATCGAAACTACAGCCGTGTGCAAATCCATGTGGATTGCCGAAACAACCAGGATCGAAACTCAGCGGGAAGAATTGGAACGGATTAAGCGAGTATTGAAAGGGCAGCCTCATGTCGCACCGTTCACAGCCTGGTTTATTGGAGAAGCCCGAAGACCCCAACTCTACCGACCTATTTTTGTTTTACGACCACATTTTTATACTACGCTTTCGGATCGCTTGACGTCACGACCTTGGATGCACCATGTGGAAAAGGTATGGGTGGCAGCGCAGATTCTGGATGCTCTGCAGCATATGCACGAGGCGAACGTGGTGCACGGGTTCCTGACGACGGAAAATGTGGGCCTGACGTCGCACGGTTGGGTCGTACTGTTGGATATTGCGAGTTACAAATCGGACCGAATACTACCCGACGACGATCCCACCGAATATATGTACTACTTTCATCCGTTGCAGCACGCCGAAAAAACGCGGGAGAAACGATGCTATTTGGCGCCTGAGCGGTTCTACACGCCATCTTCAGAGATCCTGACGACCAACGTGGCCCCCACATCTGCGTCGGACATCTTTAGCACTGGTTGTGTGTTGACGGAACTCTTCATTAATGGTGAAAGATGTATGGATTTAGGCGATCTGATGGAGTACCGAAGACAGAGAACGATGACGTCCGGGACCCAGCAGAAACTTAATAAGATCGAGAGCTCTCACCTACGAGCAGCGTGTCGTCACATGCTTAATTTGAATCCGGAAGATCGACTTTCAGCTCTGGCATACAGGGAACGCTTAGAAGCCACAGAACAAATACCACCCCCCTTGAAACGGTTGACAAAATTGGTTGAGCGCCTTACGACCTCCCACTCGACACCCGATGCACGTGTTGCTTTGATGGCCGCGGAGTATCCCCACGTGCTTTGGGAAACTATGGGGATGCAAGATACCGTTGGTTGCGCTTATTTTGCGAGAGTTATGGGACCGGTAATGTTGAACCAACTACCCGAATCGACTAGTGAAAGTCCGACAATTGCATTGTTAAAGGACAGCAAGAAGACCAGTTTGTCCGCTAAAGACGCGTTATTCGCCGAGACGGAGGAATTGCTGAAGCAGCTTGAGTCGCTCGATTTCGAAGGGGAAGAAGACTCTGTTGAATCGTCTGATCTTGAGGGAGCTTTGGCTCAAGCCGACGCAGTCAAAAACGACGAAGGTCCACCATCTCCTCTCTCACAGGCTTCGCTTCTGATTTACCTGCAGTCTGTGTTGTCGACAGTTCGTCATGTCCAACGTCCCTCCTCGAAATTGGTGGCGCTTCAATTAGTCAATCGGATCTCTCGCTGTACGTCGGATGAAGCCAGAATGCAGCGAATCGTTCCGGTAGCAATATCTCTACTCCATGATCAAGACGCTCTGGTACGAGCTTCTTCTCTTCGTCTTTTAGCTTTTACGCTGTCGATCATTCAGACATTCCCACCATCGGATTCTAACGTCTTTTCCGAGTACGTTTTTAAAAAAGTTGCACATATGATCACGGATCCGTGTTTGAATGTTCGCTTGGTCTTTGCTGAAAGTGTCGTAAGATTGGCGGAAACAGCACATCGATTTCTTGATATTACGCATGCCGTACGTCTGTATGAAGCTGTTGGGAGCGGTCCTGGAAGCGGGCTCGTGTCAGAAGAGGCAAATTCGTCTCGCTCTACACTGTTCGCCGACGACATTACCAAGCTTCTGGACACCTCAGAGTCTGACAAGCCAGCTACCGAGAGAATGGAGAGCTCGCTGTCGTCCGACTCTGGCCAATCCGAAACCGCATTGATGGCGGCAGGGAAAATTATGATCAATAGCACATATGATGTAGAGCTCTCCGCCTTGCACGAAATAGTTTCAAGATGGGTTGTACACATTACCACTGATCAGTCAGAACATtcgtctttgccaaagcgAGCGTTGTTGAAAAATCTCGGTGCACTGTGTAATTTTTTTGGGCTCGATGGCGTCATGGCCTTTATTTTACCACAAATTTTAGCTTTTCTCAACGATCGAAAAGACAGAGAACTTCGGTCCTCTTTGTTTCAACATTTACCGTATCTTTGTGGAACAATCGGACGGGCCGCTACAGAAGAGTTTGTCCTTCCCTGTGTTGAAATTGGCCTTGTCGACTGTGAGGAGATGGTCGTCGCGGACGCCATAGCGTGCCTCCGGAGGCTCGTCGAAATGAATCTAATCTCTCGATCAGTTCTCCTCGGTGCAGGGACAGCCTCCACTAGAGGTGGAGTTAGTTTGCTCGAACGGTACGCTCCACTTCTCATGCATCCTTGCTGCGAAGTACGGAAGCAAGCGCTAGATTATTTTGCTTCGATTTGTGGGATTGTCGGTTCGCCGGATTCTGACGTTTACGTATACCCGATacttttgccgttcctccGTTACCGTGCTACTCGAGAGCAGTGCATCTCGCCCGATGCACTGAAGGATTGCGTTAAACTTGCTTGGACAAGGAAAAGCTTCGATACTGAACTCGAACGCTTGATGTCAGTCCCTTCCTTTCAGAGTGCGGGGACTTGGACAACCGTGTCAGTTAGTGGTGGCCTCCCACATCGAAGTAAAGTTGTTCAGGAAAACAAGCAATCTACCTTAAATGTCGAGCGAATAGGACAGTTCTCCGTGCAAGAAAATGTTTCGGCGTACTTTCGCATGCTTGCCCGTCATACAACTCAAACTTCCAATCAAGACCTGCTCGCAGGGAAATCTATCTCCCTTTTACCGAGTGGGATTCAAGGTTCAGTTAAGTCAGCCCAAAGTGTCATGTTTCCGCGGCATAATGCGAAAATGGTTGACGGAGCAAAGATTCCGGAATGGTACGCAAAACTTCGCGACTCAGCAGAAGGACAGCATCTTTTTGTGTCGGAGACTTCTGCAATTCGGTCAGTGTCGACACTCGGACATGTATACGGGCTATCGATTATGGGTCCGTCTCATGGAGAAACCGGAAAAATAGTGGGTGCAGCAGATGGTTCTAATGGAAATGATGAAACTCTTTCGAGCTATCTCAAAACGGGAGAAGCAAAATCCATTGAAGCAGCAAATTTGGGAGAATGGGGATCCGAAGTGCTATTGGACCCTGAACTTGTGGATACGACACTTCTCGTGACGAAACTGAAGGCTATGAACGTCCCACCGTTACCACTAGATCTAGGAGATCAGTTTGCTCCGGTAATATTGCCAGTTCCTATCCGAAAGAACGGAGGTAAGCAGGGGGTTGTCCAAGCGGACTGGAGGCCTAGGACGAATGCCTTGATCGCATCAAGTACCATATCTAGCGGTCATACAGCGCCAGTTGTTCGACTTGCAGTTTCGCTGGACGGTCGCTTCTTCGTCTCCGCTAGCCATGATGGCTCTTGCCGTGTATGGGAGACTCAGAAGGCTGAGCAGTCTGTTGGAATCCTTGAAAGCAGCCTTGTCTACAAGGATCATTCGATCACTGCCCCTGTCCGAATAAATGATATTGCTATGGTCGAAGGAAGCCATTCACTTTTTTCTGGAGACAGCGGTGGTTCTCTTCATGTTTGGCGCGTAGATATGGTCGAATCGTCTGCAAAACCAAGCTTTCAAGGAACTCTACCGACAAATTTGAATCACTCCAAAGTAGTAGGCTCTAGCAATGTACGAAAGGTGGACGCCAAAGAGGGAGAGGTCCTTGCTTTGTCGCATTTTAATACCATTTCCGCTTCGCTCTTGGCATTTGCAACCCAGTCGGGTGCTGTCCACTCCTGGGATCTGAGGTGTTCTAAGGAACCGTTTGTTTTCAAGCACACTCCAGACTTTGGGTTGCTTACCAGTATGTCGATCGGCAGCGATAGACAATACATAGTGACAGGAACTTCGAGAGGGTATCTAGCCTTGTGGGATGTTCGGTTTCAACAACCAGTGAAAGTGTGGCAGCATAGCCGCAGAGCTCCAATTCATCGTCTTGCTACTTCCTTCGTTCCCCCTCCGCAAATGTGGACATCTCGCGTAAACGAATCAGAAGCCcgtccttttctttttgtcgcgAGTGGACCAAACGAGACCGGAATGTTTGATATGAAAACCGGCTCTTGCATGGAATGTTTCAGGAGTTTCTCTAGCAATTCTCTAGATTTGCAATCCGAGTTGGGCCTTCTTCCAACCCTCAACAATATCGACATCTCCCGGAGGTCCAGCGGGGAGTCTTTAGGCATCAACTGTCAGCGCCTGAGAGACACCGAGTTTGTTTCATCGAAAGGATCGATTCATTGCATGGTTGGAAGTATTGGAGCGAGTCACCAAAGTTTCCTTGTCACTGGGGGTAGCGACTGTCGAATTAGATTTTGGGACTTCTCCGATCCTTCCAAGTGCTTTACACTTGCGGGACAGGAACAGGGCCAGAACCGACCATACTTCGAAAGGATAGACCTCGGAGAAGGGAAGGGGAGGCTCATTGCTTGTCGGGATGCAGAGTCCGGACCAGCACCGAGCCATATGTCAAGAAAATTGCACCAAGGGGTAAAAAGACCCGACCATCATCACACCGATTCAATCCAGGATCTGAAAATCATTGATGGGTGTTCGCTTATAAGCTGCTCGAGAGACTCTACGATCAAGATGTGGCGATAG
- the MER3 gene encoding Mer3 meiotic cross-over helicase (Mer3 is a DNA helicase involved in class I (interference-sensitive) cross-overs. In Arabidopsis it is expressed specifically in buds. Curiously, there is EST support for this gene under several conditions, but the ESTs are directed in the opposite direction to the predicted gene. Closest to Thaps3_ 11979.), translating to MSETMLSSDDESNEANLIRDKLNRLLEQQHSSSPNSDHCSSTSGSGDSIRSGESSDSGSSFNNEVNLDTALLVSSSDSKSLDHSNSGATYAQPPLCDNNPLFECDSTGDDGTFESSTLLYRSASSPASRHHELGGDRLNSETFSNSKVASTYKVSDALSPLSDTNFAALEKQEDCTTVRHKITSFDHSSLPSRKSVSTSNAGQNQAFPRSPPCEMSNTTYGNTDVPNEASELSQNSFLPLSCPIASTHSSNTEKLPWQDPVPASTETTYSPAKISSIEKMTDGSDEMEVILREAERITDGNDSIAVHSRSSAPADVHNDSSAVSCSSFSSPMPRSSISTPSSSITYRQAVQSSFPSQVMASNLRKPSQDCHAKSSIPTTSDHGSRPLESPWKLKPSTLNSASMLDVESGQLPLGTTSMDPHKSRKIFDYAHRPLDKTQLAERPTEVEPFLYAPPTNHEIHEPMVHSFSAINRPIQHRNKIPVQNIFQGSVVQFWKSKFDTFNYLQSEIANPLAYSDDNMVVSAPTGAGKTVVFEMAMARFFSTDLVAQNHLYHGRQISKHRKIVYVSPSKALCEERYEDWGRRLSGMNLGVEVSLITGDGDPSESFRDLASSHLILTTPEKWDSLTRRWTEKFYLFATVKLFLVDEVHLIADENRGCTLESIICRMKSIQRAARNKDTTSSDVSTSRSCMRVVAVSATLPNIAEIATFLGANEAYVFDQTYRPVPLAVHAIGVGFVGDSSQSQYRFWSGMDREVPQIIHRFSKSRPTIVFCHTKADTEKLADLLATAHGIAVRGNSNAGVAGQTKLLKLQRVLFAGIAYHHAGLEAGDRRIVERAFSDGNIRVLCATSTLAMGVNLPAHLVVIKGTKAWRGGGNGYQDLDQATILQMIGRAGRPGFDTSGTAVIMTDNKSKVYFVNLATSGLRPAKSRLMTKLDDIINAEISQRVVESREAAFNWIKSTLLFIQLRGNPDAFNLEAGSNTSVEAYFRKVCEESINRLHSIGTLLKDDKSCLLPSAASHIMSQHLVTYSAMEIIVNLPFDASQHQMLKAICNMEGLRRPVRRSEKKLLNEMHKMVKYKLEGPASKARVKESEQKAFVLLQASIGRIHINEFSLRQEMCGMVDFASRMLSATEEFSASGSQNGGVLVQSFKLRRALATSLWCGRDGILGQFKSLGTETLVGLRFNGINTFEDVVASNEHMIEKAAKRLPPFGSNLKAAVAKVVKSRLRLFCQLDSVSGSATPSHLICKVNRQPAVDSERLERHDVDTKSSASQSVLTYALIVHTDRPGGCLLFERNISAPAIFVVECPPGFSVASIHLLASMVGLDVMNSKNVSSCTSPLDPTAASVSSALLTAKNEHASLSPTREIGEQDFMHPARLPVECPRDQNENICFPTLAQRSISPETRPYRLPGYGPTTAVGRDPHRVWQQAKRTQIRSQQRVFARKKDNPFSCYQHDPNNAESHLDGLAGRNFTKQPKVSGIIPSEALRNLDEICNDALSNSKFTHDPSLQRNSRAGASKRPRGNSANDSHSVLAMKAAELNSVQYRGSRFEPMSFNSAYQDHRVQFGSQFHNQMRPSQTPFLLDQSQQGGLGVMLSNRVPACIDGNAFSYHQRRPFSHNASFLDQRSTPEGTNASFWRQNGLAENLSGQVYRAGEYTGLSTGQEEKNMAFAPPIAMSASSWNAIKCIHPQDDLVGDDSKLADGKCENFDAAFF from the exons ATGAGTGAAACAATGCTGAGTTCGGACGATGAGTCGAACGAGGCCAACCTCATTCGGGACAAGCTCAATCGTCTCTTGGAACAACAACATTCGTCGTCGCCTAATAGTGATCATTGCAGCAGCACTAGTGGTAGCGGTGATTCGATTCGTTCAGGTGAGAGCAGCGACAGCGGCTCTTCATTTAACAATGAAGTAAATCTCGACACCGCATTGCTGGTATCCTCCTCGGATTCCAAATCACTCGACCACTCAAATTCGGGCGCCACGTATGCCCAGCCTCCATTGTGTGACAACAATCCTCTTTTTGAATGTGACTCGACGGGTGACGACGGTACCTTTGAGTCGTCAACTCTTCTGTACCGTTCGGCGAGCTCTCCCGCGTCTCGCCATCACGAGTTGGGTGGTGATCGACTCAATTCCGAAACCTTTTCCAACAGTAAGGTTGCTTCTACCTATAAAGTCAGTGATGCGTTAAGTCCTTTGAGCGACACCAATTTTGCCGCGCTAGAGAAGCAAGAGGACTGTACTACAGTGAGGCACAAGATAACATCGTTCGACCACAGTTCGCTACCTTCCAGAAAGTCGGTTTCCACCAGCAATGCGGGTCAGAATCAAGCTTTCCCCCGCAGTCCCCCCTGTGAGATGAGTAACACGACATACGGAAATACCGACGTACCGAACGAAGCGTCCGAGCTGAGCCAAAACAGTTTCCTCCCTTTGTCTTGTCCGATTGCTTCAACCCACTCGTCCAACACCGAGAAACTCCCATGGCAAGACCCTGTCCCAGCGTCAACCGAGACTACCTATTCACCTGCAAAGATCTCTTCCATCGAAAAAATGACCGACGGCAGTGATGAAATGGAAGTCATTCTTCGTGAGGCGGAGCGAATCACCGACGGGAATGATTCGATTGCAGTGCACTCTAGGTCGTCAGCTCCAGCCGACGTACACAATGATTCTTCCGCCGTGTCCtgctcgtctttttcttcgccgATGCCTCGAAGTTCGATTTCGACGCCATCAAGTTCAATCACTTACCGTCAAGCTGTCCAATCAAGCTTTCCTTCACAGGTGATGGCATCGAACCTACGAAAACCAAGCCAAGACTGCCATGCAAAGAGTTCAATCCCGACGACTTCAGATCATGGCTCGCGCCCACTCGAGTCGCCGTGGAAACTTAAGCCGAGTACTTTGAATTCAGCTTCCATGCTTGACGTTGAATCTGGTCAGCTTCCTTTGGGAACGACCAGCATGGATCCACATAAGAGCCGGAAAATTTTCGACTATGCTCATAGGCCTCTCGACAAAACTCAGTTAGCCGAGCGGCCAACCGAAGTAGAGCCTTTCTTGTACGCTCCTCCAACTAATCATGAGATTCACGAACCTATGGTCCATTCCTTTTCGGCTATAAATCGCCCTATCCAACATCGGAACAAAATTCCAGTGCAAAACATTTTTCAAGGGTCTGTTGTGCAATTTTGGAAGTCGAAATTCGATACGTTCAACTATTTACAGTCTGAAATTGCAAATCCGCTTGCTTACAGTGATGACAACATGGTTGTCTCAGCTCCGACTGGTGCTGGAAAGACGGTCGTCTTCGAAATGGCTATGGCACGATTCTTCAGCACGGATTTGGTCGCTCAGAATCATCTATACCACGGTAGACAAATCAGCAAGCACCGCAAAATTGTATATGTCTCGCCTAGCAAAGCTCTCTGCGAAGAGAGGTATGAAGATTGGGGGCGTCGTCTGTCCGGCATGAATTTAGGTGTGGAAGTGAGCCTAATCACGGGTGACGGAGACCCGAGCGAGTCCTTCCGTGATCTGGCGTCGTCCCACCTGATTCTAACCACGCCGGAAAAATGGGATAGCCTGACGAGACGTTGGACCGAAAAGTTTTATCTCTTTGCCACAGTCAAGTTATTTCTTGTAGATGAGGTTCATTTGATTGCAGACGAAAACCGGGGATGCACTTTGGAATCTATCATCTGTCGCATGAAGTCAATACAACGAGCCGCTCGAAACAAAGATACAACTTCGTCCGACGTGAGCACGTCGAG GTCTTGTATGAGAGTAGTGGCCGTTTCCGCAACGCTGCCGAATATTGCTGAAATTGCAACTTTTCTGGGAGCAAACGAAGCATATGTGTTCGACCAAACCTATAGACCTGTTCCCTTGGCAGTACATGCTATTGGTGTCGGGTTTGTGGGAGATAGTAGCCAATCCCAGTATCGATTTTGGAGTGGAATGGACCGCGAAGTCCCGCAGATTATCCATCGCTTCTCCAAAAGCAGACCCACTATTGTCTTCTGCCACACTAAAGCAGACACTGAAAAGCTCGCCGACTTACTCGCCACTGCTCATGGTATTGCTGTACGAGGTAACTCGAACGCTGGTGTTGCTGGTCAAACTAAACTTCTAAAGTTGCAGCGAGTGCTTTTCGCTGGTATCGCTTACCATCACGCGGGCTTGGAAGCCGGTGACCGTCGAATTGTAGAGCGTGCCTTCAGTGACGGAAATATCCGAGTGCTTTGTGCCACTAGCACTTTGGCAATGGGTGTCAACCTCCCGGCTCACTTAGTGGTGATAAAAGGAACAAAAGCTTGGCGGGGCGGCGGCAATGGATACCAAGATTTGGACCAGGCAACCATTCTGCAAATGATTGGACGAGCCGGTCGTCCAGGCTTCGATACTAGCGGAACGGCGGTGATAATGACGGACAACAAGTCAAAGGTGTATTTCGTCAATCTTGCTACCAGTGGCCTCAGGCCGGCAAAGAGTCGTTTGATGACCAAACTTGACGACATCATAAACGCAGAAATTTCTCAAAGAGTGGTCGAGAGTAGGGAAGCAGCTTTCAACTGGATCAAAAGCACCCTGCTTTTCATTCAGCTACGTGGCAATCCCGATGCATTTAACCTCGAAGCCGGATCGAATACCAGCGTTGAGGCTTACTTTCGAAAAGTATGCGAAGAATCGATCAATCGACTACATTCAATCGGTACTTTGCTCAAAGATGACAAGTCCTGCCTCCTTCCTTCCGCCGCGAGCCATATTATGAGTCAGCATTTGGTCACCTATTCGGCGATGGAAATTATCGTCAACCTGCCGTTTGACGCCAGTCAGCACCAAATGTTGAAGGCCATTTGTAACATGGAAGGTTTGCGTCGTCCAGTCCGTCGgtcggaaaagaaacttCTCAACGAAATGCACAAAATGGTCAAGTACAAACTTGAAGGACCAGCTAGTAAGGCGAGGGTCAAGGAGTCAGAGCAAAAAGCTTTTGTTCTCCTGCAGGCAAGTATTGGTCGTATACATATCAATGAATTCAGCCTTCGCCAGGAAATGTGCGGCATGGTGGATTTTGCGTCGCGGATGCTTTCGGCAACTGAAGAGTTCAGTGCTAGCGGAAGCCAGAATGGGGGTGTTCTTGTGCAGTCTTTCAAGCTCAGACGAGCGCTCGCGACAAGCCTCTGGTGTGGCAGAGATGGGATTCTGGGCCAGTTCAAAAGTCTCGGAACGGAAACTCTGGTCGGCCTTCGTTTCAACGGAATTAATACCTTTGAAGATGTCGTAGCTTCTAATGAACACATGATCGAAAAAGCGGCGAAAAGATTGCCTCCCTTTGGATCAAATTTGAAAGCAGCGGTCGCAAAGGTAGTGAAAAGTAGACTTCGACTATTCTGTCAGCTGGACTCGGTATCTGGGTCCGCAACACCTTCCCATCTCATATGTAAGGTAAATCGGCAACCAGCAGTAGATTCGGAAAGACTGGAAAGACATGATGTCGATACGAAAAGTTCAGCCTCACAGTCGGTTCTAACTTACGCACTGATTGTACACACCGATCGACCCGGGGGATGTCTGCTGTTTGAAAGGAATATAAGTGCCCCGGCCATATTTGTAGTTGAATGCCCCCCAGGGTTTTCTGTGGCAAGCATTCATCTTTTGGCGTCAATGGTCGGTCTTGATG TGATGAACAGCAAGAATGTGTCAAGCTGTACATCACCGCTCGATCCAACAGCGGCATCGGTTTCGTCTGCCCTGCTGACCGCTAAGAACGAGCATGCCTCCCTGTCCCCAACAAGAGAAATTGGAGAACAGGATTTCATGCATCCAGCAAGGCTTCCTGTAGAGTGTCCTCGCGACCAAAATGAAAATATTTGCTTTCCAACGTTAGCACAACGTAGCATCTCTCCAGAGACGAGGCCTTACCGTCTTCCTGGTTATGGTCCAACAACTGCTGTCGGAAGGGATCCCCATCGGGTGTGGCAGCAAGCAAAGCGAACACAAATACGATCGCAGCAGCGTGTCTTCGCACGCAAAAAGGACAACCCATTTTCTTGCTATCAGCACGATCCGAACAACGCTGAGTCTCACCTTGACGGCCTTGCAGGACGAAACTTCACCAAACAACCGAAAGTTAGTGGCATTATTCCGAGCGAAGCACTGCGCAATTTAGACGAAATCTGCAACGATGCGCTGTCGAATTCAAAATTCACACACGACCCGTCCTTGCAGAGGAATAGTCGTGCCGGTGCGTCGAAACGGCCACGAGGTAATAGTGCGAACGATAGCCACAGTGTGCTGGCAATGAAAGCTGCCGAGCTCAACTCAGTACAATATCGTGGATCCCGATTTGAACCAATGTCGTTCAACAGTGCCTATCAGGATCACCGAGTACAGTTTGGTTCTCAATTTCACAACCAAATGCGCCCGAGTCAGACGCCATTCCTACTTGATCAATCTCAACAGGGTGGGCTAGGAGTAATGTTGTCAAATCGCGTTCCGGCTTGCATCGATGGCAACGCGTTTAGCTACCACCAGAGGCGTCCTTTTTCTCACAACGCCAGCTTTCTGGACCAACGCAGCACCCCCGAGGGAACTAACGCTTCATTTTGGAGACAGAACGGGTTAGCAGAAAATCTCAGTGGGCAGGTGTATCGAGCAGGCGAATATACTGGTCTGAGTACGGGACAAGAGGAAAAGAACATGGCTTTCGCTCCCCCTATTGCCATGTCGGCGTCTAGCTGGAACGCGATCAAGTGCATCCACCCCCAGGATGATCTTGTAGGCGACGACAGCAAACTCGCGGACGGAAAATGTGAGAACTTCGATGCCGCTTTCTTTTAG